The Meleagris gallopavo isolate NT-WF06-2002-E0010 breed Aviagen turkey brand Nicholas breeding stock chromosome 10, Turkey_5.1, whole genome shotgun sequence genome contains a region encoding:
- the LOC100551422 gene encoding ferric-chelate reductase 1: protein MELPGLAFAVSMFICFHVSVDGYPNGKVREACTSMVPCHGSSPKLSPEHVITVNRSQFKPGDSVEVQLSGPDFEGFFIQARDAEDLDSPAVGSFVLVDRRHSQLLTCGHTTNSAVSHTSKAKKKVVKVYWIAPGDAPKRVRFLATVVKKFKTFWVKIPGPVVSQPNAPFSTTPLYTTSEAVSTSHSVSYLTKPFNASGCGNTKFCLRNPSNCDPESASCFFLSFHQERRSVLIEMSGPSEGYLAFALSYDRWMGDDDAYLCINEDHHVSVSTAYLKGRSPPILDSKNALENVSWRLVDGVLQCSFRRNISLPTYKGRFNMNASYYIFLADGEASEGGPIYKHRRQPLITNGMYNVTGIPQDIGGSRSPRLIKAHGALMFVAWISTVSIGVIVARFFKPVWSHSFLFGKELWFQVHRMLMLTTVTLTSISFVLPFIYRGGWSKQAGFHPYLGCTVMALTIFQPLMAGFRPSPHAPRRQLFNWFHWSIGTTARILAVVTMFLGMDLPALDLPDPWDTYTMIGFVAWHVGTDVLLEIHSYCLIRKVELIEDDRIQILQSLTSAEAEGNLFKQIVLTIYACGNIIFLITFLAAINQV, encoded by the exons ATGGAGCTGCCTGGCCTTGCTTTTGCTGTTTCGATGTTTATTTGCTTCCATGTATCTGTGGATGGATATCCAAATGGGAAAGTAAGAGAAGCGTGCACTAGCATGGTGCCCTGTCATGGTAGCTCTCCAAAACTGTCACCTGAGCATGTCATTACAGTTAATAGGTCTCAATTTAAACCTGGGGACAGTGTAGAAG TTCAGCTGTCTGGTCCAGATTTTGAAGGATTTTTCATTCAAGCTCGGGATGCAGAAGACTTGGATAGCCCTGCAGTTGGTTCTTTTGTATTAGTTGACCGGAGACATTCTCAGCTTCTGACATGTGGCCATACCACG aattcagCTGTTAGTCACACaagtaaagcaaaaaagaaagttgTAAAAGTTTATTGGATTGCTCCTGGAGATGCACCAAAACGTGTGCGATTTCT AGCCACAGTTGTGAAGAAATTCAAGACTTTCTGGGTGAAGATTCCTGGTCCTGTTGTTTCTCAGCCTAATGCACCATTCTCAACAACACCCCTGTACACAACATCAGAGGCTGTATCAACTTCACATTCAGTTTCCTACTTAACAAAGCCT TTTAATGCATCAGGTTGTGGAAATACAAAGTTCTGCCTTAGGAACCCTTCAAACTGTGATCCTGAGAGTGCTTCCTGCTTTTTCTTATCCTTCCATCAAGAGAGGAGATCAGTACTCATTGAAATGAGTGGTCCCAGTGAAGGATATTTAGCATTTGCTCTGTCCTATGACCGATGGATG GGTGATGATGATGCATATCTGTGTATTAATGAGGACCACCATGTTAGTGTAAGCACTGCTTACCTGAAGGGACGAAGTCCTCCTATTCTGGATTCAAAG aatgCTCTTGAAAATGTGTCATGGAGGCTTGTGGATGGTGTTCTTCAATGTTCTTTTAGAAGGAATATTAGTCTCCCTACATATAAGGGGAGGTTTAACATGAATGCCAGTTACTACATCTTTCTGGCAGATGGGGAAGCTAGTGAAG GTGGTCCAATATATAAACATCGTCGTCAGCCTCTGATCACCAATGGAATGTACAATGTCACTGGCATTCCTCAGGATATTGGAGGTTCCCGGTCCCCGAGACTTATCAAGGCTCATG gtGCACTGATGTTTGTAGCTTGGATAAGTACAGTTAGTATTGGTGTTATTGTTGCACGATTCTTCAAGCCTGTCTGGTCTCATTCGTTCTTATTTGGAAAAGAGTTATGGTTTCAG GTGCATCGTATGCTTATGTTAACCACTGTTACGCTTACCAGCATTTCTTTTGTATTGCCTTTTATATATCGAGGTGGTTGGAGCAAA CAAGCAGGTTTTCATCCATATCTTGGCTGTACTGTGATGGCTCTGACAATCTTTCAACCTCTTATGGCAGGTTTCAGACCATCTCCTCATGCACCAAG gAGGCAATTGTTTAACTGGTTTCACTGGAGTATTGGTACAACTGCTAGAATACTAGCTG TGGTTACTATGTTCTTGGGAATGGATCTGCCTGCACTTGACCTACCAGACCCATGGGACACCTATACAATGATTGGTTTTGTAGCTTGGCATGTTGGTACTGATGTTCTTCTGGAGATACACAGCTACTGTCTCATACGTAAAG TTGAACTGATAGAGGATGACAGAATACAGATATTGCAGTCACTCACATCTGCAGAAGCGGAA GGTAACCTGTTTAAACAGATTGTGTTAACCATTTATGCCTGTGGAAATATAATATTCCTCATTACCTTCCTGGCAGCAATCAACCAAGTATGA